A part of Salmo trutta chromosome 15, fSalTru1.1, whole genome shotgun sequence genomic DNA contains:
- the rnf214 gene encoding RING finger protein 214 yields MDWGLALEEDMARETSATGNPEQQYNPWSNQSNPWSDPGCTSGSIGELEKLASGDGHHGTHSKKQGVQTDAWTADKDVNTDQDWESLMRSVDEYSTHLALQYEELMKQQQEEEADHGNLVDSLVQKKDEGIHQQQVLLDKIESLRVKLQLNCCKTTRKNFAVKKQDLSAEKIKMEEERNRLSQELKETTRKLALLIEEQNQEKLMWERELADLNTEMERLQKESEEATQTALRDEIAALEMQRDVTMSEVDDWLKEADQYINTLRFDPSQQHQRLEWENNVAVVHSSLAGLQNQFKEHLHLLQKGQPMESLPGVTLPHLPQVPTVDLVMSPMMYAPPLPPFQNFQMGPPNAVGMPFQPQQHHPAAFIAPARLTPPPVPSSTPPISALPLHPATPTVSLPTTVASAQPLPFSNPPATGKLDNLLKRLGDIFPQCNRTQLMSVLQQIKNSRGTMAGMSMDEVTQQVAQRLAQSEKPAPGPTRPLSAARGVPGLPGPIQRPPGPIQRPPGPIQRPTNPPQRPAVTQVFQTRPPQPVAPSNRKLCLMCQNHVEADSQHPMSCAHTVHKDCISVWLQSSKNNTCPFCPAK; encoded by the exons atggACTGGGGATTGGCGCTCGAGGAGGACATGGCGCG CGAAACCTCCGCCACGGGAAACCCTGAGCAGCAATACAACCCCTGGTCCAACCAGTCCAACCCATGGTCAGATCCAGGCTGCACCTCGGGATCTATAGGGGAGCTGGAAAAGCTGGCCTCAGGGGATGGACACCATGGCACTCACTCGAAGAAGCAAGGCGTCCAG ACAGATGCCTGGACAGCAGACAAAGATGTTAACACAGATCAGGATTGGGAGTCACTGATG cggtCAGTGGATGAGTACAGCACTCACCTGGCCCTGCAATATGAGGAGCTGAtgaagcagcagcaggaggaggaggctgATCATGGCAACCTCGTAGACAGCCTGGTTCAGAAGAAAGATGAGGGAATCCACCAGCAGCAG GTGCTGCTGGACAAAATTGAGTCTCTGCGTGTGAAGCTTCAGCTGAACTGCTGCAAGACCACCCGAAAGAACTTTGCAGTCAAGAAGCAAGACCTCAGCGCGGAGAAAATCaaaatggaggaggagaggaacag ACTGTCTCAGGAGCTGAAGGAGACCACCAGGAAGCTGGCTTTGCTGATAGAGGAGCAGAACCAGGAAAA GCTTATGTGGGAGCGGGAGCTAGCAGACCTGAATACTGAGATGGAGCGGCTACAGAAAGAGTCAGAGGAGGCCACCCAGACAGCTCTACGGGATGAG ATTGCAGCTCTGGAAATGCAGAGAGATGTGACCATGTCTGAGGTGGACGACTGGCTGAAAGAGGCTGACCAATACATAAACACACTTAG ATTTGACCCCTCTCAGCAGCACCAAAGGCTGGAGTGGGAGAATAATGTGGCTGTTGTTCACAGCAGTTTGGCGGGACTGCAG aatcaGTTCAAGGAGCACCTTCACCTGCTGCAAAAGGGCCAACCGATGGAAAGCCTCCCTGGAGTCACATTACCACACTTACCCCAAGTCCCCACG GTGGACTTGGTGATGAGTCCGATGATGTACgctccacccctcccccctttTCAAAATTTCCAAATGGGCCCTCCTAACGCCGTGGGGATGCCCTTCCAACCCCAGCAGCACCACCCAGCTGCCTTCATAGCCCCAGCCAGATTAACTCCCCcacctgtcccctcctctactccccctaTCTCCGCTCTACCGCTCCACCCAGCCACCCCAACTGTTTCCCTGCCCACCACCGTGGCCTCCGCCCAGCCCCTGCCTTTCAGTAACCCTCCTGCTACTGGCAAACTGGACAACCTGCTGAAGAGACTGGGGGACATATTTCCACAGTGCAACAG aactcAACTCATGTCAGTGCTGCAGCAGATTAAGAATTCCCGTGGCACCATGGCTGGCATGTCTATGGACGAGGTCACACAGCAGGTGGCACAGAGACTGGCACAGAGTGAGAAACCG GCTCCAGGGCCTACCAGGCCTCTTTCTGCTGCCAGGGGCGTTCCTGGTCTTCCAGGCCCAATCCAGCGCCCTCCAGGGCCAATCCAGAGGCCTCCTGGCCCCATCCAGAGACCCACAAATCCCCCTCAGAGACCTGCAGTAACTCAAGTCTTCCAGACAAGGCCTCCACAG cctgtgGCTCCCAGTAATCGTAAGCTGTGCTTGATGTGCCAGAACCACGTCGAAGCAGACAGCCAGCACCCCATGAGCTGCGCCCACACTGTTCATAAGGAT TGCATCAGTGTATGGCTACAGTCCAGCAAGAACAACACCTGTCCCTTCTGCCCAGCCAAGTGA
- the LOC115149023 gene encoding uncharacterized protein LOC115149023 isoform X1, translating into MFVTAFLKFEIPLTSLSEAKLYDGSGTEVDGDGFEEVVTRPDLVVFKITLTNDAKESSLMSPVSASSVMGGSDHESVDTIILSEDLIESILKKKPGGEVVIKEYSKTKSLTDCTRLKMINILVSAMTETHGTSPPRSVRETFAQGIISLFPYLKDPYTTNGYIEQDFVLLFGEGTSVKFLERWPTTFKEKIIILSKTLSKATQGAELQELIQMAESAVDEGADTNADGWDGDFSCILPLLHLTPPSSQGRRRPGMMSASQAEQHLVIFQKAGTSIQEHLDVIDQFRQPYLLAVGTRESSVDAYFIILDKRALPCKSTSTLGASDELFKTHFVFDTAYNTMLRNMHTFIQTTVYNIDIGKVKETSRVAELRAFLKMEFTLIWKMDYILRDLFSKEKNALQIQLL; encoded by the exons ATGTTTGTCACAGCTTTCCTGAAATTTGAGATCCCACTTACTAGTTTATCAGAGGCAAAGCTGTATGATGGGTCTGGAACTGAAGTTGATGGGGATGGGTTTGAGGAGGTGGTGACACGGCCAGACCTTGTTGTTTTCAAGATCACACTGACCAATGATGCTAAAG AATCTTCCCTGATGAGTCCTGTCTCTGCCAGTTCTGTGATGGGTGGTTCAGACCATGAGTCAGTTGATACGATCATATTGAGCGAGGAT ctaatAGAGAGCATACTGAAGAAAAAGCCTGGTGGAGAGGTTGTCATCAAGGAATACTCCAAAACTAAAAGCCTGACTGACTGCACCAGACTAAAGATGATCAACATTCTTGTTTCGGCGATGACGGAGACTCATGG GACATCACCACCGCGCAGTGTGAGAGAAACGTTTGCACAAGGCATCATCTCCTTGTTCCCATACCTGAAGGATCCCTACACCACAAATGGATAT ATTGAACAGGATTTTGTGCTGCTGTTTGGAGAGGGAACATCAGTCAAGTTTTTGGAGAGGTGGCCAACTACATTCAAGGAAAAGATCATCATTCTAAGCAAGACCCTAAGCAAGGCCACTCAGGGAGCTGAACTTCAGGAGCTGATCCAGATGGCAGAATCTGCAGTTGATGAGGGAGCTGACACGAATGCTGATG GATGGGATGGTGACTTTTCCTGCATCCTTCCCCTGCTCCATTTGACTCCTCCTTCATCACAAGGCCGCAGAAGACCAGGCATGATGTCTGCATCCCAAGCTGAACAGCATCTTGTGATATTCCAAAAG GCAGGAACCAGTATCCAGGAGCACCTTGATGTGATTGACCAGTTCCGCCAACCATATCTTCTTGCAGTCGGGACCAGGGAGAGCAGCGTCGATGCTTACTTCATCATCCTGGACAAGCGAGCCTTGCCGTGCAAGTCAACAAGCACTCTTGGTGCTTCCGATGAGCTTTTCAAGACTCACTTTGTTTTTGATACTGCTTACAATACAATGCTGCGCAACATGCACACCTTCATACAGACAACTGTGTACAACATAGACATTGGGAAGGTTAAGGAAACTTCAAGGGTTGCTGAGCTCAGAGCTTTTTTAAAGATGGAGTTTACTTTGATTTGGAAGATGGACTATATATTAAGAGATCTCTTTTCTAAAGAGAAAAATGCATTGCAAATTCAACTCTTATGA
- the LOC115149023 gene encoding uncharacterized protein LOC115149023 isoform X2 — translation MSPVSASSVMGGSDHESVDTIILSEDLIESILKKKPGGEVVIKEYSKTKSLTDCTRLKMINILVSAMTETHGTSPPRSVRETFAQGIISLFPYLKDPYTTNGYIEQDFVLLFGEGTSVKFLERWPTTFKEKIIILSKTLSKATQGAELQELIQMAESAVDEGADTNADGWDGDFSCILPLLHLTPPSSQGRRRPGMMSASQAEQHLVIFQKAGTSIQEHLDVIDQFRQPYLLAVGTRESSVDAYFIILDKRALPCKSTSTLGASDELFKTHFVFDTAYNTMLRNMHTFIQTTVYNIDIGKVKETSRVAELRAFLKMEFTLIWKMDYILRDLFSKEKNALQIQLL, via the exons ATGAGTCCTGTCTCTGCCAGTTCTGTGATGGGTGGTTCAGACCATGAGTCAGTTGATACGATCATATTGAGCGAGGAT ctaatAGAGAGCATACTGAAGAAAAAGCCTGGTGGAGAGGTTGTCATCAAGGAATACTCCAAAACTAAAAGCCTGACTGACTGCACCAGACTAAAGATGATCAACATTCTTGTTTCGGCGATGACGGAGACTCATGG GACATCACCACCGCGCAGTGTGAGAGAAACGTTTGCACAAGGCATCATCTCCTTGTTCCCATACCTGAAGGATCCCTACACCACAAATGGATAT ATTGAACAGGATTTTGTGCTGCTGTTTGGAGAGGGAACATCAGTCAAGTTTTTGGAGAGGTGGCCAACTACATTCAAGGAAAAGATCATCATTCTAAGCAAGACCCTAAGCAAGGCCACTCAGGGAGCTGAACTTCAGGAGCTGATCCAGATGGCAGAATCTGCAGTTGATGAGGGAGCTGACACGAATGCTGATG GATGGGATGGTGACTTTTCCTGCATCCTTCCCCTGCTCCATTTGACTCCTCCTTCATCACAAGGCCGCAGAAGACCAGGCATGATGTCTGCATCCCAAGCTGAACAGCATCTTGTGATATTCCAAAAG GCAGGAACCAGTATCCAGGAGCACCTTGATGTGATTGACCAGTTCCGCCAACCATATCTTCTTGCAGTCGGGACCAGGGAGAGCAGCGTCGATGCTTACTTCATCATCCTGGACAAGCGAGCCTTGCCGTGCAAGTCAACAAGCACTCTTGGTGCTTCCGATGAGCTTTTCAAGACTCACTTTGTTTTTGATACTGCTTACAATACAATGCTGCGCAACATGCACACCTTCATACAGACAACTGTGTACAACATAGACATTGGGAAGGTTAAGGAAACTTCAAGGGTTGCTGAGCTCAGAGCTTTTTTAAAGATGGAGTTTACTTTGATTTGGAAGATGGACTATATATTAAGAGATCTCTTTTCTAAAGAGAAAAATGCATTGCAAATTCAACTCTTATGA
- the LOC115149024 gene encoding transgelin: MANKGPSYGLSREVQSKIDKKYDQDLEERLTEWIIAQCDPGVGQPEAGKTGWQNWLKDGCVLCELINSLSSGNKPIRKIQSSGMAFKQMEQISQFLNAAEKYGITKTDMFQTVDLWEGKDLAAVQRTLMALGSLAVTRDDGTYRGDPNWFHKKSVENKREFSEDQLNEGRSVIGLQMGTNKGASQAGMTGYGRPRQILNNNP, from the exons ATGGCAAACAAAGGTCCCTCCTACGGTCTGAGCCGTGAGGTACAGAGTAAGATTGATAAAAAGTATGACCAGGATTTGGAAGAGAGGTTGACTGAGTGGATCATTGCCCAGTGTGACCCTGGAGTAGGCCAACCCGAGGCAGGCAAGACCGGCTGGCAGAACTGGCTCAAGGACGGATGT GTGCTGTGTGAACTGATCAACAGCCTGTCCAGTGGGAACAAGCCCATCAGGAAGATCCAGAGCTCAGGCATGGCCTTCAAACAGATGGAGCAGATCTCACAATTCCTCAATGCGGCTGAGAAGTATGGCATCACCAAGACTGACATGTTCCAGACAGTTGACCTCTGGGAAG GGAAAGACCTGGCTGCTGTCCAGAGGACCCTGATGGCCCTGGGAAGTCTGGCTGTCACCAGGGACGATGGGACTTACCGCGGCGACCCCAACTGGTTCCATAA GAAGTCAGTGGAGAACAAACGTGAGTTCTCAGAGGACCAGCTGAATGAGGGAAGGAGTGTCATCGGCCTGCAGATGGGCACCAACAAGGGGGCATCTCAGGCTGGCATGACTGGATACGGGAGACCTAGGCAGATCCTGAACAACAACCCCTAA